One part of the Candidatus Poribacteria bacterium genome encodes these proteins:
- a CDS encoding ANTAR domain-containing protein → METVTSTPGSPSGTGYPSPTKGRILIIDNNPERANSLIQILEASRYKVAIPVRLQENLAEQVAQIKPDIILIGVDFPGETILSWVSSLHESYPCPTVMFSRDERSETIQAATRAGVSAYAVGKLTGARVKTIIEAAVARFYEFRALQQELEKTKTSLAERKIIERAKELVAQQRGCNEAQAYQILRKMAMNRRKRLAEISQDVLSVAEVLTNKL, encoded by the coding sequence ATGGAAACAGTCACCTCAACGCCAGGGTCCCCGTCCGGGACGGGTTACCCGTCCCCTACAAAGGGGCGAATTTTAATCATCGACAACAATCCAGAGCGTGCAAATTCGCTAATCCAGATACTGGAAGCAAGCCGTTACAAAGTCGCCATCCCGGTACGCTTACAGGAAAATTTGGCTGAACAGGTCGCACAGATAAAGCCAGACATCATATTGATCGGCGTTGACTTCCCAGGAGAGACAATTCTCAGTTGGGTTTCATCTCTCCATGAGAGTTATCCGTGTCCGACAGTCATGTTCTCACGGGATGAACGTTCGGAAACAATTCAGGCAGCGACACGTGCCGGTGTCTCCGCGTATGCCGTTGGGAAACTTACGGGTGCCCGAGTTAAAACCATTATTGAAGCCGCTGTCGCTCGATTCTATGAATTCCGGGCATTGCAACAAGAACTTGAGAAAACGAAAACAAGCCTTGCCGAACGCAAAATTATTGAACGTGCTAAGGAACTCGTCGCACAGCAACGCGGCTGTAACGAAGCACAGGCATATCAAATTTTGCGGAAGATGGCGATGAATCGCAGAAAACGGCTCGCAGAAATCTCACAAGACGTACT
- a CDS encoding methyltransferase domain-containing protein — protein MNTELRDYPLTSTIIKLKTGRVQLTLIEEPDWFLERLSREDDQGKLYLPYWTYLWESSIGLAHHIEKIGARLKNAHILEIGCGFGLSGIVACQMGARVVFTDAEQEALRFAHHNAEQNGVNQRADFVQMDWNTPCFNRKFPYILAADVIYEEFHWTPIIRLLQESLAHNGVALFSEPNRSNATGFFQLLTDNGFVYHKTSSAITLDGNTFQVGIYAVRHVSA, from the coding sequence ATGAACACCGAATTGCGAGACTATCCGCTCACAAGTACCATCATCAAGCTGAAAACCGGTCGGGTCCAACTCACACTGATAGAAGAACCCGATTGGTTTCTCGAACGACTCAGTCGAGAGGACGACCAAGGCAAACTCTATCTCCCCTACTGGACCTATCTTTGGGAGTCTTCGATTGGTCTCGCTCATCATATAGAAAAAATCGGGGCACGCCTAAAAAACGCACATATCTTAGAAATCGGATGTGGGTTTGGACTGTCAGGAATTGTCGCCTGTCAGATGGGTGCCCGCGTGGTTTTCACGGATGCAGAACAGGAAGCACTCCGCTTCGCACACCACAACGCCGAGCAGAACGGTGTGAACCAACGTGCCGATTTCGTCCAGATGGATTGGAACACGCCCTGCTTTAACCGCAAATTTCCATATATCCTCGCCGCCGATGTCATTTATGAAGAATTCCATTGGACCCCGATCATACGTCTACTTCAAGAGTCCCTTGCCCACAATGGTGTCGCCCTCTTTTCCGAACCGAATCGTAGTAACGCGACCGGTTTCTTTCAACTGCTTACCGACAACGGCTTTGTCTATCATAAGACCTCCTCCGCTATCACATTGGACGGAAACACTTTTCAAGTTGGTATTTACGCCGTGCGACATGTGAGCGCATGA
- a CDS encoding hydrogenase expression/formation protein: MEAMHLPVGKLKYDFLKELLPTHDRNTNVIVGPQLGEDAAVIELGDTYLVATSDPITFATEDIGWYVVCVNSNDIAAMGAVPRWLLVTLLLPEDATTPTMVRDIMAQITQACAAFDIALCGGHTEVTPAVTQPVVIGQMMGVTHKNAVFTSADARVGDVLILTKGLGIEATAIIAREREEQLREKYDTQFMEQAKNYLTDPGISVLKDAQIAIGTGGVHAMHDVTEGGITTAVHELATAAELGVTVYSDKLLDSPVLYGNITRTLCDMFGLNPLGIISSGALLIASEPEKGETICQALGMAGINADIIGQFLPPEHGLWLEDATGTQQPLPIFETDEIAKLFSSNAH, from the coding sequence ATGGAAGCCATGCATCTGCCCGTTGGAAAACTGAAATACGATTTTTTAAAAGAACTTCTCCCCACACACGATAGAAATACAAACGTGATTGTCGGTCCACAACTCGGTGAAGATGCCGCAGTTATCGAGTTAGGGGATACCTATCTCGTCGCAACCAGTGACCCAATTACCTTTGCAACTGAAGATATTGGGTGGTACGTGGTATGTGTCAACAGCAATGACATCGCCGCGATGGGGGCGGTGCCGAGATGGTTGTTGGTAACCCTACTATTACCCGAAGATGCGACGACCCCCACAATGGTTCGCGACATCATGGCGCAAATCACGCAGGCGTGTGCGGCATTTGATATCGCGCTTTGCGGTGGACATACCGAAGTTACACCAGCCGTAACACAACCCGTCGTCATTGGACAAATGATGGGGGTTACCCACAAAAATGCCGTGTTCACCTCAGCGGATGCCCGCGTAGGGGATGTCCTAATTCTCACAAAGGGACTCGGCATTGAAGCCACAGCCATCATCGCGCGCGAGCGTGAAGAGCAGTTGCGTGAAAAATACGACACCCAATTCATGGAACAGGCGAAGAACTATCTCACGGATCCTGGAATTTCTGTGCTAAAGGATGCCCAAATCGCAATCGGCACAGGCGGCGTACACGCGATGCACGATGTCACAGAGGGCGGTATCACAACCGCCGTCCATGAGTTGGCAACCGCCGCCGAGTTAGGGGTGACCGTCTATTCGGATAAACTTTTAGACTCACCCGTCCTATATGGAAACATAACACGAACGTTATGTGATATGTTCGGTCTCAATCCACTCGGTATCATTTCATCGGGTGCCCTGTTAATCGCATCGGAACCCGAAAAAGGCGAAACAATCTGTCAGGCACTCGGTATGGCTGGTATCAACGCCGATATTATTGGACAGTTTTTACCACCTGAACACGGATTGTGGTTGGAAGATGCCACCGGTACACAACAACCTCTACCTATTTTCGAGACCGACGAAATCGCTAAACTCTTTAGTAGCAATGCCCACTGA
- a CDS encoding sigma-70 family RNA polymerase sigma factor, with protein sequence MCDIWISPKVEDEQMTLRCQLGNVKCPSYKHHGTFQPDNKTVKSLLPDLNHCAVCIAHAAPRRPDLHEDLFQVAALTLIEKGPQFNPSHKSGAGFGSFIRPRICGSLMDRKKKELTHNTRERLNFDSQWHLFKNTATEVNQNIGWVWEVQDPHAEFEDELVRDLSFASALPTLLKVLTPREREIFDCIREDQRNSEIAEVLNLSESRVSQLVSQVTLKLTEAARKLGLAD encoded by the coding sequence ATGTGTGACATCTGGATCTCCCCGAAAGTGGAGGACGAACAGATGACTTTAAGATGTCAATTGGGAAATGTAAAATGTCCATCGTATAAACATCACGGCACTTTTCAACCAGATAATAAAACCGTGAAATCGTTGTTGCCAGATTTGAATCACTGTGCGGTATGTATAGCGCATGCGGCACCGCGCCGTCCCGATCTCCATGAAGACCTATTCCAAGTTGCCGCTCTCACGCTCATTGAAAAGGGGCCTCAGTTCAATCCATCGCATAAAAGTGGTGCGGGGTTCGGGAGTTTCATCCGTCCCCGGATCTGTGGCTCTTTAATGGACCGAAAGAAGAAGGAGCTCACCCACAACACTCGTGAACGTCTTAACTTTGATAGCCAGTGGCATTTGTTCAAGAATACAGCGACTGAAGTCAATCAAAACATCGGTTGGGTGTGGGAAGTCCAGGACCCGCATGCCGAATTTGAGGACGAACTTGTCCGAGACCTCAGTTTTGCATCGGCGTTGCCGACACTCCTGAAAGTGCTAACGCCCCGCGAACGCGAAATTTTCGACTGTATTCGGGAGGATCAACGGAATTCTGAGATCGCCGAGGTGTTGAACCTTTCTGAATCCCGTGTCAGTCAGTTGGTGTCGCAAGTAACCCTGAAATTGACAGAAGCGGCGCGAAAACTCGGTTTGGCAGATTAA
- a CDS encoding STAS domain-containing protein, with amino-acid sequence MTTLMQMKGGVPIVEPKGKIIGTAASDLQKRLVSQLEVSDASCLLINFDHVSQIDSTGIGALVCAYIKAREKKGRIGIINVGKNIRSLVVQSRLINLFEHFEDEDAAVAFLSTHAWD; translated from the coding sequence ATGACAACTCTAATGCAGATGAAAGGCGGTGTTCCCATCGTGGAACCCAAAGGGAAAATAATAGGAACTGCGGCATCAGACTTGCAAAAGAGACTCGTTTCGCAACTGGAGGTTTCTGATGCGTCATGCCTTCTCATTAACTTCGATCATGTTAGCCAAATAGATAGTACCGGTATCGGTGCCTTAGTTTGTGCGTATATTAAGGCGAGGGAGAAAAAAGGGCGCATCGGTATCATCAACGTTGGGAAAAATATCAGAAGTCTGGTTGTCCAGAGTCGACTGATCAATCTTTTCGAGCATTTTGAGGATGAGGATGCCGCTGTTGCATTCCTATCCACCCATGCGTGGGATTGA
- a CDS encoding bifunctional homocysteine S-methyltransferase/methylenetetrahydrofolate reductase encodes MVKNNFIEALAHRILVCDGAIGTELRKRIPSHLQCVDACNISTEHAEKVAAVHRAYIDAGADLIQTNTYQANREALAVHGLAEQVEEINRTGVLLARAAAQETCYVAGSVGQISFQTLETPVPSTKAIRRLFKEQMDALVDAGVDLLVLETFVSPKQAEIATKQALTYGVPVVVEISGVSGGTVGAGLDVRVFAQELEQLGAHAVGINCRGPHDLVEAMELLAPVIKTPIAVQPNAGNPRVEQGEIALSYTVEAEVFRDYVGKLVELGANMIGGCCGTTPTYTAKIRQAVAGRKPIKREQRIFVLPKITSTSKSPTDNPVQQVFETRKRIVSVEMRANTFPQLRAMLKEAKNLAAIGVDLFDVTDNSGAAVNIGAIATAYRLQQATQIPTLIHWTTRSRNLISMQSHLLEAETLGIRGIVALSGDHPKAGPYETASLVPDVRGAIQLMELINRLNHGELTDGSSIGEPCSFYYGGGFTIAENLQPHVKHLTNKVAHGARFAYTQPVWTYEDIVRAQQATEHLDIKVLYGILPLTSFRSASYLRDNLGLYIPQFIVDKFRDLEDTAGHELGMKLSLELVQEIRNQDESPIDGIYLIPPARMNWKNRARVISEIVKAYR; translated from the coding sequence ATGGTAAAAAATAACTTCATCGAAGCCCTTGCGCACCGAATCTTGGTATGCGACGGTGCTATTGGAACAGAGCTCCGAAAACGGATTCCCTCACATTTACAGTGCGTTGATGCCTGCAATATTTCTACAGAACACGCCGAGAAAGTTGCCGCGGTTCATCGCGCCTACATCGACGCGGGTGCCGATCTTATTCAGACGAACACCTACCAAGCGAACAGGGAAGCCTTAGCAGTCCACGGTCTGGCTGAACAGGTTGAAGAAATTAACAGAACAGGTGTGTTATTGGCACGAGCGGCGGCACAGGAGACCTGTTATGTCGCTGGCTCCGTCGGTCAAATCTCGTTCCAAACCTTAGAGACCCCGGTTCCATCCACGAAGGCAATCCGACGGCTTTTCAAAGAGCAGATGGACGCCCTCGTCGACGCCGGGGTCGATCTTCTCGTCCTCGAAACCTTCGTTTCTCCCAAACAGGCAGAAATCGCTACAAAGCAAGCACTCACCTATGGTGTCCCGGTCGTCGTTGAAATCAGCGGCGTTTCAGGCGGAACTGTCGGTGCTGGATTAGATGTGCGGGTCTTTGCGCAAGAACTCGAACAACTCGGCGCGCACGCAGTCGGCATCAATTGCAGAGGACCGCATGATCTCGTTGAGGCAATGGAGTTACTCGCGCCTGTCATCAAAACGCCTATCGCGGTGCAACCGAATGCCGGTAATCCGAGGGTAGAACAGGGTGAAATTGCCCTCTCTTACACAGTCGAGGCAGAGGTTTTCAGGGACTACGTTGGAAAGTTAGTCGAACTTGGCGCGAACATGATTGGCGGTTGTTGCGGCACAACCCCGACATACACGGCAAAAATCCGACAGGCTGTCGCAGGACGTAAACCCATAAAACGCGAGCAACGTATTTTCGTGCTGCCAAAGATTACGTCAACATCCAAATCACCAACGGACAACCCCGTCCAGCAGGTATTTGAAACGCGCAAACGCATTGTAAGTGTAGAAATGCGTGCCAATACTTTTCCACAATTGCGCGCAATGTTGAAAGAAGCAAAAAACCTCGCCGCAATCGGTGTAGATCTGTTCGATGTAACCGACAATTCCGGTGCCGCCGTGAACATCGGTGCTATCGCCACGGCATATCGGCTCCAGCAGGCGACCCAGATTCCGACACTTATCCATTGGACGACCCGATCCCGTAATCTCATCAGCATGCAATCACATCTACTGGAAGCGGAGACCTTGGGGATCCGTGGCATCGTCGCCTTATCCGGCGACCATCCGAAAGCGGGTCCCTATGAGACCGCCAGTCTCGTGCCAGATGTCCGGGGTGCAATTCAATTGATGGAACTCATCAATCGACTCAATCATGGGGAACTCACTGATGGCTCGTCGATTGGTGAGCCGTGCAGTTTCTATTACGGCGGGGGTTTCACAATTGCGGAGAATTTGCAACCACACGTCAAACATCTCACAAACAAAGTAGCACACGGCGCAAGGTTTGCCTATACACAACCCGTCTGGACCTATGAGGACATCGTACGTGCGCAGCAGGCAACGGAACATCTCGATATAAAGGTTCTCTACGGTATCCTTCCGCTTACGAGTTTCCGAAGCGCGTCCTATCTACGCGACAATTTGGGACTTTATATCCCCCAGTTTATTGTTGATAAATTCCGAGACCTTGAAGACACCGCCGGACATGAACTCGGGATGAAACTCAGCTTAGAATTGGTTCAGGAAATCCGTAATCAAGATGAATCCCCAATCGACGGTATCTACCTGATCCCTCCTGCTCGCATGAATTGGAAGAACAGAGCCCGTGTCATTTCAGAAATCGTTAAAGCCTATCGTTAG
- a CDS encoding glycosyltransferase family 2 protein — MMTMLISVIIPAFNEEQTIGQVLEALSALRLEKQLIVVNDGSTDGTHKVLEELRATYELTVVHCQENRGKGFAIRSGLPHVKGEMVVIQDADMELDPADLTELLKPLEKQNIHVVYGSRFLNGRGNASLHNFIANRILAVYTNLLYGCRITDESTGYKAFSTELITGLDLTCEGFEFCPEVTAKILRAGYCIYEVPVSYFPRTKKQGKKLRFWSDGFFAAWTLLKYRFISETELFK, encoded by the coding sequence ATGATGACGATGTTAATATCCGTAATCATTCCTGCGTTTAATGAAGAGCAGACAATCGGACAGGTGCTCGAGGCACTATCTGCTCTGCGACTTGAGAAACAACTTATTGTCGTCAACGACGGTTCTACGGACGGAACCCACAAGGTACTCGAGGAATTGCGTGCAACTTATGAACTGACTGTCGTGCATTGCCAAGAGAACAGAGGCAAGGGATTCGCAATTCGGAGCGGACTTCCGCACGTCAAAGGAGAGATGGTCGTTATTCAAGATGCAGACATGGAATTGGATCCCGCAGATCTCACCGAACTTCTGAAACCGCTCGAAAAACAGAACATTCACGTCGTTTACGGATCACGGTTCCTGAACGGACGCGGGAACGCCAGTCTTCATAACTTCATAGCGAACCGCATTCTCGCTGTCTACACAAATCTCCTGTACGGGTGCCGAATTACCGATGAATCAACAGGCTACAAAGCTTTTTCTACAGAGCTCATAACAGGTTTAGATTTAACGTGTGAGGGATTTGAATTCTGCCCAGAAGTCACAGCAAAGATTTTGCGTGCGGGTTATTGCATCTATGAGGTACCGGTCTCTTATTTCCCGCGCACGAAAAAACAAGGCAAGAAACTCCGATTCTGGTCGGATGGATTTTTTGCCGCATGGACACTTTTAAAATATCGTTTTATCTCAGAAACTGAACTTTTCAAATAG
- a CDS encoding SDR family oxidoreductase has product MNLGLTDKIAVVGASSKGLGRAIAFGLAHEGAKVTICARDREALEATADDIRNQTGNPEVLAVPTDVSQPDQVENLINTAIGHFGGIDILVNNAGGPRAGRFDDLAAQDYQDAVQLNLMSTINLCRAVVPTMQARGGGRIINLTSVSVKQPVDGLMLSNMARTGVIGFAKTLATELAPDKILVNNVCPGIIFTDRIRQLATVRAEEGGITFDEALANMTADIPLGRIGDPDEFATLVVFLASERASYITGTTIQVDGGMVKSLL; this is encoded by the coding sequence ATGAACCTTGGACTCACGGATAAAATTGCAGTCGTAGGTGCCTCAAGCAAAGGGCTTGGGCGCGCGATCGCCTTCGGTTTAGCACACGAGGGCGCGAAGGTCACGATCTGCGCAAGAGACAGAGAGGCTCTGGAAGCAACAGCAGACGACATTCGCAACCAAACCGGAAACCCTGAAGTTTTAGCAGTACCGACCGACGTCAGCCAACCAGATCAGGTTGAAAATCTCATTAATACAGCAATTGGACACTTCGGTGGTATCGATATATTGGTTAACAACGCCGGTGGACCCAGAGCAGGACGGTTTGATGACTTAGCAGCCCAGGACTATCAAGACGCTGTTCAGTTGAACCTCATGAGTACGATAAACCTCTGCCGCGCTGTTGTGCCGACGATGCAAGCACGCGGCGGCGGACGGATCATCAACCTCACCTCTGTCTCTGTTAAACAACCCGTCGATGGACTCATGTTATCCAATATGGCACGGACAGGTGTAATTGGATTCGCGAAGACCCTCGCTACAGAGTTGGCACCCGACAAAATCCTCGTTAACAACGTCTGTCCCGGTATCATTTTCACGGACCGCATCCGACAACTTGCGACCGTCCGTGCAGAAGAGGGTGGTATCACGTTTGATGAAGCACTCGCGAATATGACTGCAGATATCCCGCTGGGCAGAATCGGCGATCCAGACGAATTTGCAACCTTAGTTGTTTTTCTTGCATCGGAACGCGCAAGCTACATCACTGGGACTACAATTCAGGTAGACGGCGGCATGGTGAAGTCCCTGCTTTAA
- a CDS encoding Ldh family oxidoreductase translates to MERHLFEVAGLQAFTNNLFVAAGTPQHIADNVAEILIKANLAGHDSHGVLRIPSYLDGIEGGGIRPDAEPAVLQETDNTLHIDGGNGFGHYTARYSIRRAIEKAKTARTCFATLTQTGHIGRVGEYAQEAAEAGYIGIITVGGGSKGGGRILPFGGAVGALGTNPIAIGVPTGDDTPFLIDFATSMIANGKTYVADSENRDLPEGCVVDKDGNPTTKTAEYRDGGHLLAFGRHKGYALSLFVCLLGGLAGTFNVEAGQMGGLYMQVIDVNAFTLLEEYQKGVRALLDTIKATPPAPGFDEVLVPGDFEANTRAHRLASGIDVPDTIYQQLRECAEKWNVPMVQAL, encoded by the coding sequence ATGGAAAGGCACCTATTTGAAGTCGCAGGCCTTCAGGCATTTACGAATAACCTATTTGTAGCGGCAGGCACACCGCAGCACATCGCCGATAACGTTGCCGAGATTCTGATAAAAGCGAACCTCGCTGGACACGATTCGCACGGCGTGCTTCGGATTCCCTCCTACCTTGATGGGATTGAGGGCGGCGGTATCCGTCCTGATGCCGAACCCGCTGTGCTACAGGAAACAGACAACACGCTCCATATTGATGGTGGGAACGGCTTCGGACACTATACCGCCCGCTATTCGATCCGACGCGCAATCGAAAAAGCGAAAACCGCACGAACCTGTTTCGCGACGCTCACTCAGACGGGGCATATCGGTAGAGTCGGAGAATACGCACAAGAAGCCGCCGAAGCAGGATATATCGGAATCATCACCGTTGGGGGCGGTTCAAAAGGGGGCGGACGTATCCTCCCATTTGGGGGTGCTGTTGGTGCACTCGGTACGAATCCGATCGCCATCGGCGTACCAACGGGCGACGATACACCCTTTCTTATCGACTTCGCAACCAGTATGATCGCAAACGGCAAAACCTACGTTGCCGACAGCGAAAATCGGGATCTGCCGGAGGGTTGTGTTGTTGACAAAGACGGAAATCCTACCACTAAAACTGCTGAGTACCGCGACGGTGGACACCTCCTCGCTTTCGGGAGGCACAAAGGCTATGCACTCTCCCTCTTCGTCTGCCTACTCGGTGGATTGGCAGGAACATTTAACGTTGAGGCTGGACAGATGGGCGGTCTCTACATGCAGGTGATTGATGTCAATGCGTTCACACTCCTCGAAGAATACCAAAAAGGGGTTCGTGCGCTTTTAGACACAATCAAGGCAACACCCCCTGCTCCCGGTTTCGATGAAGTGTTAGTACCCGGAGATTTTGAAGCAAATACCCGAGCACACCGCCTCGCAAGCGGGATTGATGTCCCCGATACCATCTATCAGCAACTTCGCGAATGTGCCGAAAAATGGAATGTTCCTATGGTGCAAGCCTTGTAA
- a CDS encoding Ldh family oxidoreductase, whose protein sequence is MEKTHLLQAAHLHAIARNIFVAAGASRHIAEDVSEILVNANLAGHDSHGVLRVPAYLRGIDAGQLDPAAEPKVLAETPNTLRVDGQRGFGHYISRWSISKAIEKAKTAVSCSVSISNTGHIGRLGEYAEAAAKAGCIGLISVGSGGKGGGPTVPYGGAHGTFSTNPIALGVPTGDDSPFIVDYATSMVAEGKIQVARSKGIDLPEGCILDKNGMPSVKPADFYDGGSLLAFGKHKGYALAMFTCLLGGLAGTFDIESGRMGGTFMQAIDVNAFTPVEEYQKGVRAFLDGIKATPPAPGFDEVLVPGDFEHQFRTQRLVEGVEIPNTIYNQLQECADKLGISIGEDTVEEDDKAHYGF, encoded by the coding sequence ATGGAAAAAACGCATCTACTTCAGGCAGCACACCTTCACGCTATCGCACGCAACATCTTCGTCGCCGCTGGCGCGTCGCGACACATTGCAGAGGATGTCTCCGAAATCCTTGTTAATGCCAACCTGGCGGGTCACGACTCACACGGCGTGCTGCGCGTCCCCGCTTATCTACGCGGCATTGATGCCGGACAATTGGACCCTGCTGCGGAACCCAAAGTCCTCGCAGAAACTCCGAATACCTTACGCGTTGATGGACAACGCGGCTTCGGACATTACATCTCACGCTGGTCAATTAGTAAAGCCATTGAGAAAGCAAAAACCGCTGTCTCCTGCTCTGTCAGTATCAGCAACACCGGACATATCGGACGTTTGGGTGAGTACGCAGAAGCGGCAGCGAAAGCCGGATGTATTGGACTTATTAGCGTCGGCTCAGGCGGTAAAGGCGGGGGACCGACAGTTCCTTATGGCGGTGCCCACGGCACTTTCAGCACAAATCCGATCGCTTTGGGCGTGCCGACTGGCGACGACAGTCCCTTTATCGTTGACTACGCAACGAGCATGGTTGCCGAGGGAAAGATACAGGTCGCCCGGAGCAAAGGTATCGATTTACCAGAGGGCTGTATTCTCGATAAAAACGGGATGCCGAGCGTCAAGCCTGCTGACTTCTATGATGGCGGTTCGCTCCTCGCATTCGGAAAACACAAGGGTTACGCACTCGCTATGTTCACCTGTCTCCTTGGTGGGTTAGCAGGAACATTCGATATTGAGAGCGGTAGGATGGGCGGCACTTTCATGCAAGCCATTGATGTCAACGCTTTCACGCCGGTTGAGGAATACCAGAAAGGCGTGCGCGCCTTCTTAGACGGCATCAAAGCCACACCGCCAGCACCTGGATTCGACGAAGTGCTTGTCCCCGGTGATTTTGAACACCAATTCCGCACACAGCGGTTAGTAGAAGGCGTTGAAATACCTAATACCATCTACAACCAACTTCAAGAGTGCGCAGATAAACTCGGTATTTCCATCGGTGAGGACACTGTTGAGGAAGACGACAAGGCACACTACGGTTTTTAA
- a CDS encoding ornithine cyclodeaminase family protein — protein MHIRILSAADVRIALPMPKAIDAMRHAYGQLSAGKVTAPPRQHISTDKGVMLLMPAHLPERNEFGIKVVSVYDDNPNLDLPRITATVLVLDPATGLPKAFMDGSSLTAIRTGAGGGVAADLLARQDAKMVGLFGAGVQARAQLQAVMAVRDIERVNLISRTKASAQRLATEISEWTDAPSVNPVSNPEQVVADADIVICATTSATPLFDGNALQPGTHITAVGTFVPEKREVDTTTIRRADRIVVDSRDACLEEAGDLIIPNADIDAEIGEIVNDDKQGRQSNDEITFFKSVGVAVQDAVAGSVVLSEAEAKGLGIVVDLAF, from the coding sequence ATGCACATCAGAATTTTATCCGCCGCCGATGTCCGAATAGCCTTGCCGATGCCCAAAGCGATTGATGCAATGCGGCACGCCTACGGTCAACTTTCGGCAGGTAAAGTGACCGCGCCGCCACGGCAACATATCTCCACAGACAAAGGCGTTATGCTCCTAATGCCTGCCCACCTACCCGAGCGCAACGAGTTCGGTATTAAAGTCGTCTCGGTTTATGACGACAATCCGAACCTCGACTTGCCGCGCATCACCGCGACAGTTTTAGTGCTGGATCCAGCGACAGGACTCCCAAAAGCATTCATGGACGGGAGCAGTCTCACGGCTATCCGAACAGGAGCCGGGGGTGGCGTAGCCGCAGACCTACTCGCTCGACAGGACGCGAAAATGGTTGGCTTGTTTGGAGCAGGCGTCCAAGCAAGGGCACAATTGCAGGCGGTGATGGCGGTCAGAGACATCGAGCGTGTCAATCTCATCAGTCGGACCAAAGCCTCCGCACAACGCCTTGCCACAGAGATTTCAGAGTGGACGGATGCTCCAAGCGTCAATCCCGTATCAAATCCCGAACAGGTCGTAGCGGACGCAGACATCGTCATCTGTGCGACAACATCGGCGACCCCACTTTTCGATGGAAATGCCTTACAACCGGGTACACACATCACAGCCGTCGGTACGTTTGTGCCAGAAAAACGGGAAGTCGATACGACAACAATAAGAAGGGCAGACCGAATCGTTGTCGATTCGCGGGATGCCTGTTTGGAAGAGGCGGGAGACCTGATTATTCCGAACGCTGACATTGATGCCGAAATCGGCGAAATCGTCAACGACGACAAGCAGGGACGCCAATCAAACGATGAAATCACATTCTTCAAATCAGTCGGCGTGGCGGTGCAAGATGCAGTCGCGGGATCCGTAGTGCTCTCAGAGGCGGAAGCCAAAGGATTAGGCATCGTCGTTGACCTGGCTTTTTAA